The DNA window cggatgtggcagggcttgtaaactattacGAATTACAAATGGAAACACAGTCGCTAGCTTCCCAGTGACGctagcctaccagacaagctaaatgccttctatacttgcttcgaggcaagcaacactgaaccatgcatgagatcaccagctgttccggacgactgtgtgatctctgtagccgatgtgagtaagtccTGTAaataggttaacattcacaagaccgcagggccagataggttaccaggacgtgtactcagagcatgcgtacccagctggcaagtgtcttcactaacatgttcaacttctccctgaaccagtctgtaatacctacatgtttcaagcagaccaccatagtctctgtgcccaagaacgcctaGCGTAGCACTcatatctgtagccatgaaattatttgaaaggctggtcatggctcacatcaacactatcatcCCAAACACCCTGGAGCCACTCCAATTCACAAACCACCCCAACACATCCACAGATAACGCaatatctattgcactccacactgccctttcccacctggacaagaggaacacctatgtgagaatgctgttcattgactacagctcagcgttaaacaccataatgccctccaagctcatcactaaggtaaggaccctgggactaaacacctccctctgcaattggatcttGGAGTTCCTGATGGCCCTcgcccaggtggtgagggtaggcaacaacacatccaccacgctgacatcgggggcccttcaggggtgcgttcttagtcccatcctgtactccctgttcacccacgactatgTGGctgcgcacgactccaacaccatcattatgtttgctaaggacacaacggtggtaggcctgatcaccaacaacgatcaGACAGcccctccctcaatgtcagcaagacaaagatccctggacttttcccacattttcatacgttttagccttattctaaaatggatgaaagaAAACAATCCTCGGTAATCTACTAATTGATCTATATaaatattcaaaccctttgttatgaaactcaaaattgagctcaggtgcatcctgtttccattgatcatccttgagatgtttctacaacttaattggagtctgtctatttaaggtccaacagttgacagtcgaaggaattgtccgtagaactcagagacaggattgtgccaagcttgtagagtcataccaaagaagacctgtggcaggattgtgtcgtggcacagatctggggaagggtaccaaaatatttctgcagcattgaggtccccgagaacacagtggcctccatcattgttaaatggaagaagtttggaacccccaagactcttcctagagctgtccggcctactaaactgagcaatcgggtgagaagggccttagtcagggaggtgaccaagaacccgatggtcactctgacagagctctagagttcctctgcggagatgggagaaccttccagaaggacaaccatctcttcagcactccaccaatcaggcctttacggtagagtggccagacagaagccactcctcagtaaaaggcacatgacagcccatatggagtttgccaaaaggcacctaaagactctcagaccatgacaaccaagattctctggtctgatgaaaccaagattgaactctttggcctgaatgccaagcatcatgtctggaagtAAACCTGAcctcatccctacggtgaagcatggtggtggcagcaccatgctgtggggatggttttcagcggcagggactgggagacaagtcaggattgagggaaagatgaacggagcaaagtacagagagatccttgatgaaaacctgctccagagcactcaggacctcagactgggaagaAAGttaatcttccaacaggacaacaaccctaagcacacagccaagacaatgcaggagcggCTTccggacaagtttctgaatgtccttgagtggcccagccagagcccggacatgaacccgatcaaacatctctggagagacctgaaaatagctgtgcagcgacgctccccatccaacctgacagagcttgagaggatttgcagagaagaatgggagaaactccccaaatacaggtttgccaagcttgtagcatcatacacaagaagactcgaggctgtatttgctgccaaaggtgattcagcaaagtactgagtaaaaggtctgaatacttatgtaaatgtgatatttttgttttttgctttttataaattagcaaagatttctaaaaacagtttttgttttgccattatggggtcctgtgtgtagattgatgagggggggaaacaatgtaatcaaatcaaatcaaattttatttgtcacatacacatggttagcagatgttaatgcgagtgtagcgaaatgcttgtgcttctagttccgacaatgcagtaataacaagtaatctaactaacaattccaaaactactgtcttgtacacagtgtaaggggataaagaatatgtacataaggatatatgaatgagtgatggtacagagcagcataggcaagatacagtagatggtatcgagtacagtatgtacaaatgagatgagtatgtaaacaaagtggcatagtttaaagtggctagtgatacatgtattacataaggatacagtcgatgatatagagtacagtatatacgtatgcatatgagatgaataatgtagggtaagtaacattatataaggtagcataatcaattttagaataaggctgtaacctaacaaaaaatgtcaaggggtctgaatactttctgaaggcactgtatgtacaaatctacctcaattaccttgtacccctgcaagtcgactcggtacaggtatcctgtgtatatagccaagttatcgttactcgttGTGTAAATCGTTGCACTGTATActccatgtacagtggggcaaaaaaagtatttagtcagccaccaattgtgcaagttcacccacttaaaaagatgagagaggcctgtaattttcatcataggtacacttcaactatgacagacaaaatgagaaaaaaaatccagaaaaatcacattgtaggattttttatgaatttatttgcaaattatggtggaaaataagtatttggtcaataacaaaagtttagctcaatactttgttatataccctttgttggcaatgacagaagtcaaatgttttctgtaagtcttcacaaggttttcacacactgttgctggtattttggcccattcctccatgcagatctcctgtagagcagtgatgttttggggctgttgctgggcaacacggactttcaactccctccaaagattttctatggggttgagatctggagactggctaggccactccaggaccttgaattgcttcttacgaagccactccttcgttgcccgggcggtgtgtttgggatcattgtcatgctgaaagacccagccacgtttcatcttcaatgcccttgctgatggaaggaggttttcactcaaaatctcacgatacatggccccattcattctttcctttacacggatcagtcgtcctggtccctttgcagaaaaacagccccaaagcatgatgtttccacccccatgcttcacagtaggtatggtgttctttggatgcaactcagcattctttgtcctccaaacacgacgagtttagtttttaccaaaaagttatattttggtttcatctgaccatatgacattctccgaatcttcttctggatcatccaaatgctctctagcaaacttcagacgggcctggacatgtactggcttaagcagggggacacatctggcactgcaggatttgagtccctggcggcgtagtgtgttactgatggtaggctttgttactttggtcccagctctctgcaggtcattcactaggtccccccgtgtggttctgggatttttgctcaccgttcttgtgatcattttgaccccacggcgtgagatcttgcgtggagccccagattgagggagattatcagtggtcttgtatgtcttccatttcctaataattgctcccacagttgatttcttcaaaccaagctgcttacctatagcagattcagtcttcccagcctggtgcaggtctacaattttgtttctggtgtcctttgacagctctttggttttggccatagtggagtttggagtgtgactgtttgaggttgtggacaggtgtcttttatactgataacatgttcaaacaggtgccattaatacaggtaacaagtggaggacagaggagcctcttaaagaagaagttataggtctgtgagagccagaaatcttgcttgtttgtaggtgaccaaatacttattttccaccataatttgcaaataaattcattaccaatcctacaatgtgattttctggattttttttcctaattttgtctgtcatagttgaagtgtacctatgatgaaaattacaggcctcatctttttaagtgggagaacttgcacaattggtggctgactaaatacttttttgccccactgtatatgacaaataaacaaacTTGAACTTGAAGTTATGGCTTGTTTATTGTGTGTCTAATTCCTACAGTACCAGCAGCCTATATGCTTCTTGAATTAACAAACGTCAACAGGCGAGTTGAAGATATATGGTCTCCACTCCATATGCCCCACGTACACAACACATAGCTTACATGTAGACATGTACTGTATTTATGGTTCTGTTCACAACACATGACCTCTTAGGGTAgttaggagacacacacacgcacaaacacacacacacatacacacacacacacatacacaatgcatTAAGTAGATTGTGCTAACGCACAGCAGATCTGCAGTAAAGCTGAAGAGTCCTTTCGGCAGCAGCTGAAACTCTCAATGAGCCCACTAACACTAACAAGTGTAAATCTAGAGGGGAAATGATCTGATTCAAACTAACATCCAGGCTCACAGATAAAGCCGAGTTCCCTCCTACACcccaacccttaaccctaaatACCCAGCAGCTATGCCCATAATGATTCACCAACATGGccaaaacagatcaaatatttgACGAGTAATCACCCCTCAAAGACAGATCAGGAGAAAGAGGCTTGCTAAGCACCATTCTGTCAGCaacttgttttgtttttgttgtctatccctctctccactaACTGTGGGTCTCTTTGCCTATATCAGTGACCTGATTAGAACTAATCTTCCTGCCCACCTGCCCATTAGTAGAGCCCCTTAGGTGGGCATGGGATCACAGAGGAGTCCTTCTCCCCTCTCACTGGTCCCACACAGCCACCTGGTCACATCAGCCCATACACAGAGGCCACCTAAGGCAAAGTCACACATTTACACCATCTTACCTTTGGTGGCCATTTCGGCAGCGGATCACTCTGCAAACCACCCCACTAGCTTACTCTGCTGCTCACTAATCTCGTAGACCCCCTGCACTCCTATGGCCCTCGCTAGGATCTTTTTTTGTCCTTACCATCCCTGTCAGCAGTACAGGGCCCGGCTGGCCTACTTTTATCCTGCCAATTGGATACCCCCTCTTTGAgggcacacacgcacgcgcacacacacagacacacacagacacacaaaaacacccacacacactaacacacaaaccCACATTCACGTAACTTGGGGAACCTGAGACGTCAGTATGTGTTTTAGTGCAGACAGTTCCTTGGTCTCCAGAGAGATCCTTGGTTCATTGGCCTGTCTGTTATGCAAAACACAACTCCTCAGTCAATCAAAGGAACAGCTTTTCAAAGTAGGCCTACCACTCTATTAGATCACACCAGAGGTTAGTATTTATGTATAGGCATTTAATCCTTATAGGACTTACAGGTTGATTGATTAGGATTTGAAGAATACATAGCCCAAATAATACAAATCCCTCGTGTTACATTCATATAGAAAAGCACTCGCATGAAGACACAAAATAAGGTTCTCCATCATTACTGTGTTCTATTACAAATCATCATGCGTTTTCACATAAATCTCACAAATCAAAAAATTGTTGTGCTGTAGATTTAGGTCAGTTTAAAACTCCTCTCTCTAATTACTGCTGAGTACAGTCTAATCACTTAAAATCACTGTAACTAGTCATTCAAATCTGTTCCGTTTTTATTTGCATATGAATTATGAGTATAAATAGTGTCAGGCAGGTTGTTCTAAATAAAGACTGGCCATGGCCAGAGCTAAGTGCGTCATACACATATTCAGCTCAAGGCAAAGTAAAACACTACAAATGCACCATCACATGACTCATAGTGGATTTAAAAGGGAGCATCAGTGTGCATAATATAAAtgagccttctctctctcttcctctccctccctccctccctccctccctccctccctccctccctccctccctgccttacTCCATCCCTACattacaccctccctccctccctcctttactccatccctccattacaccctccctccctccctcctttactcccaccctccctcccagccccttcctccctctcagtccctccttccctctctcccagtccaTTCCTCTCACATGCAGTAGTCTGTGCTGCTGTTATAAAAGACTGATGCTTCTGGCTCCTCTAATCTGCAGGCTAGAAGCCTGATAATCCAGATTCATCAAAGGTCGAGATTAGCAGAGAGCTGGATGGGGAGGGATGGAAAACAGAGGCACAGAtaggaagacagggagggagggagaagtgaCAGCGCATGCATGACAGGGATGAGCTATGCTGCTCAGGGATTGGTCTACataaatagccaaccaatcacaGATGAGGCAAACAGAAAGACTAGGGGACAGCTGGAGAAAGAGGGAAGTGCtatgaaaaagagagggagaaggtgaaATCACAGGACTACAGAGAAAAGCTAACAAACACAGAGCAGGGATGAATACAGGAGAGAGTGCAGATCAGTGAGATCTCcagagagaacaggaagagagaagagaggactgaAAGGAAGGAtatgggcagagagaggggtgtaaACAGCAAGCAGCAGCACAGAGAAAATCAATCAGCCAGACCAATAGCATCAGCCAGGGAAGCCATGCTCTGAAAGGCTTGGAGAAGCGGGGCTACGCAGGAAGCACACGGCACGGCACAGGCCTAGCCAACAGCCCACTGGCCCACAGGCCCACAGGCCCACAGCggtggggagagggaaagaagacACCCAGAACCACACTGTCAGCTGCTGTAGCCATGAGGACAACACGGAAGGGGAGTGTGGAGATGCCTGCATTTGTCCGGCAGCTGgtgaaggagacagagaagagggtcAGCTCCTTCTTCAAGGGAGGGGGGCGTGGAGGGGCAGAGCACatgcagggggaggaggaggaaatgaTCCCCAGCCCCTACCTAGACCGTCCCGTCCTGGACAAGCTGACTGAGGAGGGCTGCTCCCGCTGGGGCCTGACCTACGCCCTGGGCAGCATGCAGGGCTGGAGGGCCAACATGGAGGACTACCACAACTGTGTGCCTCAGCTGGGCGCAGGGCTGGCAGACTGGAGCTTCTTTGCTGTGTTTGATGGGCATGCGGGCAACCAAGTGGCACAGTACGCCTCACAACACCTGCTGGATCAGGTCCTAGCTACAGGTGAAATAAACTTAGACAAAATGTTATCATCTGTGTTTGACATACTTAACAGCCTGTTTCATCTCATAGTTTAAATAGATGCTTGATACAAAAGAGATGCGTGAACAGATGTTCATATATTGAGTTGATGACTCATTCGAGAGCAGATATTTATATGTAACATTAAGCTCATCGGGGTAAAGCATGTGACTCCTCAGTGATGTATTGAATAGCCTGTTAGAGAGGTGTATACCTGGTAATAACTATAAATGATCACTACATTTTAGGTTACTGGAGATTAGCAAGATAAAGTAGCAGTGTTGTGGTAAAATAAATACGTAGCCACTGCTTCTACTGCCTGTGTGCAGTGTGTATTGTCTTCCTATGTATACTTACTGCTTGTGTACTGTATGGCCTGTGTGTACTAACTGTACGGTATGTGTGTACCAACTGTACGGTATGTGTGTACTAACTGTACGGTATGTGTGTACTAACTGTACGGCATGTGTGTACTAACTGTACGGCATGTGTGTACTAACTGTACGGTATGTGTGTACTAACTGTACGGTATGTGTGTACCAACTGTACGGTATGTGTGTACTAACTGTACGGTATGTGTGTACTAACTGTACGGCCTGTGTGTACTAACTGTACGGCCTGTGTGTACTAACTGTACGGCCTGTGTGTACTAACTGTACGGTATGTGTGTACTATCTGTACGGCCTGTGTGTACTAACTGTACGGTATGTGTGTACTAACTGTACGGCATGTGTGTACTAACTGTATGGcctgtgtgtagtaactgtacGGTATGTGTGTACCAACTGTACGGCCTGTGTGTACTAACTGTACGGTATGTGTGTACCAACTGTACGGCCTGTGTGTACTAACTGTACGGTATGTGTGTACCAACTGTACGGTATGTGTGTACTAACTATACGGTATGTGTGTACCAACTGTACGGTATGTGTGTACTAACTGTACGGTATGTGTGTACTAACTGTACGGCCTGTGTGTACTAACTGTACGGCCTGTGTGTACTAACTGTACGGTATGTGTGTACTAACTGTACGGTATTTGTGTACCAACTGTACGGTATGTGTGTACTAACTGTACGGTATGTGTGTACCAACTGCACGGTATGTGTGTACCAACTGTACGGTATGTGTGTACTAACTGTACGGTATGTGTGTACTAACTGTACGGCCTGTGTGTACCAACTGCACGGTATGTGTGTACCAACTGTACGGTATGTGTGTACTAACTGTACGGTATGTGTGTACTAACTGTACGGTATGTGTGTACTAACTGTACGGGTGTGTCCTGTAGGAGGGATCGGGCCAGAGGACCACCCTGATCGGGTGAGAGGGAGCTTCACAGATGGCTTcctacacacagacaaacacctgCTAACTGCAGCCCGCCGTGAGGGCTGGGAGCGGGGTGGCACCACCGTGACCTCCACTCTCATCTCACCACGATACTTCTACTTCGCCAACTGTGGAGACTCGCGTGCCATGCTGTGCCGGGCAGGGCAAGTGTGCTTCTCCACTGAGGACCACAAGCCCTACAGCCCTCTGGAGAGGGAGCGCATTGAGAGCGCCGGTGGCTCCGTGTCCCTGCAGCGCATCAACGGCTCCTTGGCCGTGTCCCGAGCCCTGGGGGACTTCAGCTACAAGGGGGCAGAGAACCGGCCGCCCACCCAGCAGATGGTGTCTCCGGAGCCAGAGGTGTGTGTGGTGGAGCGGTCGCCCGGGGATGAGTTCCTGGTGCTGGCCTGTGACGGGGTGTGGGACACGGTCTCCAACGAGGAGCTGTGTGCTTTCATCCGCAGCCGTCTGCGCGTCTGCACTGACCTCAGGGACGTCTGCTCCCAGGTCATTGACCTCTGCCTCTATAAGGTCAGTACCCAAGGTCACATGTAGATCATTACATATGGACCACATCAGTGATCTGTTAAAATAGTCCCTTCATGTACATGTTGGTGCATAAGTGTATCAGTTCGCTGTCAACATGTGGATGCACTACCCTCAATGTAGACAGGGCAAAATGTCCTGATCTGGTTAAACATGAGCCACACAGACTGAACATTAGTTAATAAAACGTGATATTATTTTGGCAGAGGCTATGGCTTTATTTTCCATGACATAATAATAATCCCATGAAATACGATTATCGAGGATATACCAGAACTCAAAGAGTACCTTCTGACCTTCGCAAGGCTTAGACAGACCACTGGGACATGAGAATGTACGACGTCACAATACCTTTACAAACACATACCCACTAGCACACACCTATTGAACACATACTCTGTGAGCTGAGCTGGGCTGGCTTTGACTACCATATCCTCACCTTAGTATGGCTTGGCGGTTATATAACAGTGTTCCAGTTTAGAGATTCTGCTCAACGACCTGAAAATGTCACAGTTTCTAATGCTCTCACACACTTCACCATCATAGTCAGTTCAGTTGTGCATGAAGGAGGAAGTAGGCTATTCATGTTCCTGAAGGGAGACAATGTGCTTTAGCTTTGCTGTGTGGAGAGTCAGTCTTATACAAAGGATAAGGTTGCGTACAGCATTTGTACATCAGACTCTGCTTTTATTAGCCCACCCAGGTCACATCAGGATCGGACGTGAGGAGGGGGTGCGAGGGGATTATTTaaaatactctttgaagaggtagaaTTTTAAAGTTTTCGGGAAGATGAGCAGCGattctgctgtcctagcttcagggggaagctggttctgAGCCAAGATACCACAGGTGGCAGAGCGGAgtactcgggttggggtgtagggtttgagcatagcctgaaggtagggaggggcagttcctctcgCTGCTCAGTAGGTAAgaaccatggtcttgtagtggatgcgagtttcaactggaagccagtggagtgtgcggaggagcggggtgacatgggggaatttgggaaggttgaacaccaggcaggCTGCAGCATTcaggataagttgcaggggtttgatggcacaagcggggagcccagccaacagcaagTTACAGTAATACAGACGGGAGATGACAACTGCCTGTATTAGGACCTGCCcggcttcctgtgtgaggtagggtcgtactctatggatgttgtagagcatgaacctgcaggagcaggTCAGTGCTTTGATGTttacagagaacgacagggtgttgtccagggtcacgccaaggttctttgcactctgggagggggacactCGAGTTGTCAACcttgatggagaggtcttggagtgGGCAACTTTTCcctgggaggaagagcagctccatcTTGtccaggttgagcttgaggtggtgggcttaCATCCAAGCTGAggcacactatatatacaaaatgatgtggacaccccttcaaattagtagattcggctatttcagctacaaccgtt is part of the Oncorhynchus clarkii lewisi isolate Uvic-CL-2024 chromosome 10, UVic_Ocla_1.0, whole genome shotgun sequence genome and encodes:
- the LOC139418401 gene encoding protein phosphatase, Mg2+/Mn2+ dependent, 1Nb (putative); its protein translation is MRTTRKGSVEMPAFVRQLVKETEKRVSSFFKGGGRGGAEHMQGEEEEMIPSPYLDRPVLDKLTEEGCSRWGLTYALGSMQGWRANMEDYHNCVPQLGAGLADWSFFAVFDGHAGNQVAQYASQHLLDQVLATGGIGPEDHPDRVRGSFTDGFLHTDKHLLTAARREGWERGGTTVTSTLISPRYFYFANCGDSRAMLCRAGQVCFSTEDHKPYSPLERERIESAGGSVSLQRINGSLAVSRALGDFSYKGAENRPPTQQMVSPEPEVCVVERSPGDEFLVLACDGVWDTVSNEELCAFIRSRLRVCTDLRDVCSQVIDLCLYKGSLDNISIILVCFPGSPQLSAEALHQEAALEDLLESKVAEIYEELSSQGEDPDLLSVLTVLANTDVPGLPPGGGLQSKRNCIISAYYEKKEAHKPTTPNGLGVSEKLV